The following proteins are co-located in the Terriglobia bacterium genome:
- a CDS encoding RNA polymerase sigma factor: MEKAGYLEEDANELIAQARSGNHAAFEMIYRMHLSRVYAICLRILADRARAEETTQQIFVRAWIKLNSFRGESSFASWLYRLSVNVILGELKSSGRRGERFAAGEDSQPASAHGAEPARNLRMDLERAIASLPRQARAVFVLHDIEGFKHGEIAEAMGLATGTCKAQLSRARKLLREALER; encoded by the coding sequence ATGGAGAAAGCAGGCTATCTGGAAGAAGACGCGAATGAGCTGATTGCCCAGGCCAGGTCCGGGAATCATGCTGCCTTCGAGATGATCTATCGTATGCATCTCAGCCGTGTCTATGCCATTTGCCTGCGCATCCTTGCGGACCGCGCCCGCGCCGAGGAGACGACCCAGCAGATTTTCGTGCGCGCATGGATCAAGTTGAACAGCTTCCGCGGAGAGAGCAGTTTCGCTTCCTGGCTCTATCGACTTTCTGTGAACGTGATTCTGGGGGAACTGAAATCGTCTGGCAGAAGGGGAGAACGGTTCGCGGCCGGGGAAGATTCGCAACCGGCTTCCGCGCACGGTGCCGAGCCCGCCCGCAATCTGCGCATGGATCTCGAGAGGGCCATCGCATCCCTTCCGCGCCAGGCGCGCGCCGTCTTTGTCCTGCATGACATCGAGGGATTCAAGCATGGGGAGATTGCCGAGGCCATGGGGCTGGCGACGGGAACCTGCAAAGCCCAGCTTTCCCGCGCGCGGAAGCTTCTAAGGGAGGCGCTCGAACGATGA